CGACATGGAAACGTCTCTTTAACATTAAAAATTCATTATTCGGACATTATACAAGGGTTAGAATGAAGACGTCACACATGAAAATCAAGATGGCATGAGCATATGCAAATGAAAAAAATACAATCAAGTGATGTTAGCTATCCTTATGACGAAAAGATGGCATGTCAAGACTATGAGAAAATTAAACAAAGCCTGCAAATAGAGCTTTTGAAGTTGCAGCATTGGATGAGGCAGGAAGGTAAACGTCTCATTGTTTTGTTTGAGGGTCGAGATGCCGCCGGTAAAGGAGGAACCATCAAACGGTTCATGGAGCATTTGAACCCGCGTGGTGCGAGAGTGGTGGCATTGGAAAAACCGACAGAGACTGAAGAAGGTCAATGGTACTTCCAGCGCTATGTTGAGCATTTTCCGACAGCTGGTGAGATGGTGTTTTTTGACCGCTCCTGGTACAACCGCGCTGGTGTGGAACGTGTGATGGGTTTTTGTACCCCATTGGAGTTCACCCGCTTTATGCATCAGGCTCCTGAATTCGAGCGCTTGCTGGTTGAAGACGGCATTGTGCTCATCAAACTTTGGTTTTCGGTCGGTCAGAAAGAGCAGCTGAAGCGTTTCAAGGAACGTAAACACGATCCTTTGAAACAGTGGAAGTTAAGCCCAATCGATTTAGCGTCTTTGGATAGATGGGATGATTACACCCAAGCGAAAGAAGACATGTTTTTTCATACCAATACCGCCGATGCACCTTGGACGGTTATCAAATCAAATGATAAGAAACGTGCGCGCTTGGAAGCCATGCGCTGTGTGCTGAATCATTTTGATTATGCTGAAAA
This portion of the Hydrogenovibrio marinus genome encodes:
- the ppk2 gene encoding polyphosphate kinase 2, with protein sequence MKKIQSSDVSYPYDEKMACQDYEKIKQSLQIELLKLQHWMRQEGKRLIVLFEGRDAAGKGGTIKRFMEHLNPRGARVVALEKPTETEEGQWYFQRYVEHFPTAGEMVFFDRSWYNRAGVERVMGFCTPLEFTRFMHQAPEFERLLVEDGIVLIKLWFSVGQKEQLKRFKERKHDPLKQWKLSPIDLASLDRWDDYTQAKEDMFFHTNTADAPWTVIKSNDKKRARLEAMRCVLNHFDYAEKDSKVVGEVDPLIVTSGEAIFTDD